A window of Cytobacillus sp. FSL H8-0458 genomic DNA:
TGCTGTTCATCATCGAGATAAAATCGAAATTAGTGTAGAGGATAATGGCAGGGGGATGATGGAAGATGAGCTTGCGAAGCTTGTCCATCATATCAATCGTAAAGAGGGTGATGAGATGAGATCGATTGGATTAAGAAATATTAATCAGCGATTAAAACTGAAATATGGGGAATCGTATGGTCTAACACTGCAGAGTACAAATGATAAAGGAATGATGGTGACATTGTTGATTCCTGCAAGGGAGATATATCATGTTTAAGGTGCTTTTAGTCGATGATGAATCAATTATTACGATGGGGCTCCAGGCTTTACTAGATTGGGAGGACTATGGATTTGAAATAGTTTCAACAGCGGAGAGCGGTGAAGAGGCGCTCCAGTTCCTTAAACAAAACCCTATTGATCTGCTCGTTACGGACATATTAATGGAAGAAATGACTGGCTTAGAGTTAATTAAAGAAGTGAAAAAAGTCCAGCCGAAGGTTAAAAGTATAGTGCTGACAGGTTATCAGGAGTTCGAGTTTATTAAACAGGGCTTGCTATTGGGAATAGAAAACTATTTAGTGAAACCAGTTGATGAGGATGAATTAGTTTCAACCATCCGAAATGTTGCTCAAAAATTGAAAGCCATTTCGGGTGAAGGTCAGAAGCAAGAGTCAAATACCCTTATGGATAACACACTTTGGCAATTTTTAAATGGTGATATTGAAAAAAAGGAATGTCTTGAAAAATTATCCTTATACAATTTGGAGTTTAACCGGCCATTGTATAATGTGTCTATTTTAAGTTATGAAAATGGCAGCAATGCGGAAATAGCCAAGGAAAATAGGAACTATATAGAAGAACATTATCCAGTTACCTGCCTCTTCAGCCCAAATCAGGAATTACTGATGATCTTTGAGGGGACAAGTGAAGAGGAGTTAATTCAGTACAATCAAAAACTGACCGACTACTTAAAAAGTGACAGAAGCAGTTCAGGGTTATTTTATTTAGCAATGGGAAATCCCGTCAAGACGATAGAAGAGCTGGAAAAAAGTTTTAACCTGGCAAGAGAGTATAGTTTACTCCAATTATATTCGAATCCTAATGTCCTTCTTTCAAAGCGTTTCGTGGTGGATAAGCAGGAAGAATTGAAAAAACAGCAAGAGTTTAAGGAGAATATTGTCAAACAGCTTTTGCAGGCGGGGAAAGAAGATTCGCTCAAGGTAATAGATTTGTTCTTTAAGGATTTAATAAAGCATTCAAATTATATTTCCCCGCAAGCTGTCAAAAAATATACATTTGATCTAATCTCTTATATACATTACTATTTGCAGCCAGACGATCTTTCCTATTATACAGCTTCTGTGGAAAGAATGGTTTACAGCCATGATATCCATCAGCTGAAGGCAGTTTTAAAGGAATACTGCAGGGAACTGCGGCTTGCCATTAATCAGGAGGCAAGTAAGCGCAGTCCTATTGTCCAGAACGTGCTTGACTATATTCATGCCCACTATGATCAAGGGGTTTCGTTAAAAACATTAGGCCAGCAGTTCCATGTCAATGCCATTTATTTAGGCCAGTTGTTTCAAAAAGAGCTAGGGGTGGTCTTTTCCGAATACCTAAATCGTTTCCGGCTGGAAAAAGCAAAGGAATTGCTGAGAACCACTCATTATCGTGCAGGTGAAATTGGCAAGATGGTAGGCTATTCAGATACGACATATTTCTATAAACAATTTAAGAAAACTGTTGGAACCACGCCGAGCGAGTGGAGGAAAATTTGATTAGCCAGCAGTATAGACATCTTTTCACTTAAAGGGTATTCGAGTTATATGTCAAATGTAAGCGTTTGACTAATGGTTTAATCGACATATTTAAAATCGGTTATATATAGAATATAAGTCACGATAGAATTTGAAAATATTAGTTTTAAAAGGAGAGGGAATGTTGGATCACACATTAAAAAACACTAACCTTACCTATCGGTTTCCGAAAAATTTTTGGTGGGGCAGTGCAGCATCTGGTCCGCAAACAGAAGGAGCAGCACAAAGTGACGGAAAAAAACCAAACATTTATGACTACTGGTACAGCATTGAGCCAGAGAGCTTTCATAATAAAGTTGGGCCGGAGCATACTTCTGATTTCTACCACCGTTACAAACAAGATATACAGTTAATGAAGGAAGTGGGACATAATTCATTCCGGACCTCGATTCAGTGGTCGCGCTTAATACCTAAAGGTGACGGAAAAGTCAATCTGCAGGCAGTTAATTTTTACAATCGTGTGATTGATGAACTGATTGCTAACGATATTGAACCATTTATGAACCTTTATCACTTTGATATGCCTATGTGCATGCAGGAAAAAGGCGGCTGGGAAAGCAGGGAAGTGATTAATGCCTATGTAAAATTTGCAGAAACCTGTTTTCGGTTATTTGGGGACCGGGTGAAATATTGGTTTACCTTTAATGAACCGATTGTTCCTGTTGAAGCCGGCTATCTATATAACTTGCATTATCCAAAAATAGTGGACTTCAAGCGCGGAGCGCAGGTGGCCCACAATACCATTGTTGCCCATGCAAAAGCAGTAGAAATCTTTAAAAAATTAAATGTAAAGGGGAAGATAGGAATCATCCTGAATTTAACACCTTCTTACCCAAGGAGCGAAAATCTGGAGGATGTGCAGGCAGCTCATGTTGCCGATCTGTTCTTTAATCGCAGTTTCCTGGATCCTGTCACAAAAGGCGAGTATCCAAAGGAACTTATAGGAATTTTAAAAGAAAGAGAGCTTCTTCCAGCAGTAGAACCAGAAGATTTACAGGTTATCCGTCAGAATCGGATTGATATTTTAGGAGTAAACTACTATCAGCCTCGCCGTGTCAAAGCAAAGACAAAGCCAGAGCCAGCGGGGGCTCCATTCATGCCGGAACATCTGTTTGATCCCTATATTAAGCCGGACCGGAAAATCAATCCACATCGCGGCTGGGAAATATGTGAGGAAGTTATCTATGACATCATGATGGATATTCGGGACAATTATGGCAATATCCCATTCTTTATTTCTGAGAATGGAATGGGTGTAGAGGGGGAAGAGAAATTCCGCAATTCTGAAGGATTCATTGAGGATGATTACCGGATTGAGTTTATCCAGGAGCATTTAAAGTGGGTACATAAAGGCCTGGGGGAAGGGGCGAATTGTCTAGGCTATCATCTTTGGACTTTTATGGATAACTGGTCATGGGCAAATGCCTATAAGAATCGCTATGGATTAGTTGAAGTAGATTTAAAAAATGATTTAAACCGTACGATTAAAAAATCAGGCAGATGGTATAAGCAGTTATCTGCAAACAACGGTTTTTAATCATATACCTGGAAATCCAGAAATCTCAAAAGCGGGTGAAACCAGTGATGAAAGCTTATATGGTAATTGATATTGGCGGCACCTATATAAAGTATGCTGTTATGGACAGAGAGGCAAATAAAAAAAAAAGCGGGAAGTTTCCAACTCCTAAGGAAGGACTAGAGACTTTTCTGCAACTTATTGGCGATATGGTAGAAAAATATAAAAAATCCTATGAACTCGAAGGAATTGCTATAAGCTCCCCTGGTGCTGTCGATGTGAAAACAGGGATGATTGGCGGTGCAAGTGCTATCCCTTATATACATGGAGGATCGATGACAAACCTTTTAAAGGAGCGGACAGGTCTTAAGGCATCGATTGAAAATGATGCCAATTGTGCCGCTTTGGCGGAAGGCTGGCTGGGGGCGGCTAAGGACGCAGATTACTATATTTGTATTGTAATTGGAACGGGGATTGGCGGCAGTATTGTCATAAATCATTCCATTTTACGAGGGGCATCACTCCATGGCGGCGAGTTCGGGTATATGATAATGGGCGAATCTTACCAAAATGGTATAAGTCCGCTTCAATCCACTTGGAGTCTAACTGCCTCAACAAATGCCCTTGTCAGGGAGGTCGAAAGAAAAAAGTCTCTGACGCAGGGGCTGTTAAATGGGGAGGAAGTATTTCGACTGGCAGAAATGGGAGACCCAGCTGCACTAGAAGCTTTAGAGCGATTTTACAAAAAAATAGCCATCGGCATTTATAATTTGAAATATGCTTTAGACCCTGAAAAGATTCTTATAGGCGGGGGAATTAGCAAGCGCCGGGAAGTCATAGAAGGGATTAACCGTGAATTAAGGTTATTGAAGGATGATATTTCAAGTTTACATATAGAAGTTGAAGCGTGCGAATTTGACAATGATGCAAACCTGATTGGCGCCTTGTTTCATTTCTTACGGGCTCACGCTTGAAGTAAAAGCAACTAAATATTTGGAGGAAGCTGAAATGTATGGTGCGATTGAAGCAGGAGGAACAAAATTCGTTTGTGCAGTAGGAAACGAGTCAGGCAAGATCATGGATCGGATCAAAATTCCAACCACTGTTCCAGAGGAAACGATGGCAGAGGTTATTTCCTTCTTTAAAAAATATGAACTGACTGCGATTGGAATCGGCTCATTTGGTCCGGTTGATGTAAATCCTGAAAGTGAAGCCTATGGAATGATTACTTCTACACCGAAATTAGCGTGGAGGAATTATTCGATTGTCCAAGCAATGAAGGATGCGTTTTCTGTGCCGATTGGGTTCAATACCGATGTAAATGCGGCGGCTCTAGGAGAAGCCGTAAATGGTGCAGCTAAAGGCTTGGAAAGCTGCTTGTATATTACAGTTGGAACGGGAATTGGGGCAGGTGCCGTGGTACAGGGACAATTGCTTCAAGGACTTTCACATCCTGAAATGGGACATATTCTTGTAAGGCGTCATCCGCAAGATGGGTATCAAGGGAAATGCCCCTACCATGGAGACTGCTTAGAAGGTCTTGCAGCGGGACCTGCGATTGAGGATCGCTGGGGGAGAAAAGGGATCGACTTAGTAGACCAACAAGAAGTATGGGATTTAGAAGGGTACTACATTGCCCAAGCCCTAATGCAGTATATACTGATTCTGTCACCAAAGAAGATCATTCTTGGCGGCGGGGTAATGCACCAGAAGCAAGTGCTTTCTTCTATTTATAAGTACTTGCCTAAGCTGGATAATGGTTATGTTACATTGCCGGAACTTTCGGAATATATTGTTAGCCCGGGTTTAGGCGATGATGCAGGAATAACGGGCTCACTTTTACTGGCACATCAGGCTTATGCAGATGCAATACAGCATTAAATCTATATAATGAATCAATCAATCATTCTGCCATTTCAACATCCATCTAGAAATCTTGCCAGGTATAATTATAAAGAATTTGGGAGGGTATTTTCGAATGGTTCAGAAAATGAAACATGATTGGGAAAACGTGTCTGTGCTTGAAAGAGGGAGACTGAATGAGCGTGCTTACTTCTTTTCCTATGCAGATAAGCTTTCTGCACTAACGTATGATAGGGGGCTTTCTAAGGGCTTTAAGCTGCTGACTGGAATGTGGAAATTTAATTATGCTGAAAATCCTTCCCAGGCACCCAGCCTATTTTACCAAGATGATTTTGATGCGAGTGATTGGGATGATCTTATGG
This region includes:
- a CDS encoding ROK family protein, producing the protein MYGAIEAGGTKFVCAVGNESGKIMDRIKIPTTVPEETMAEVISFFKKYELTAIGIGSFGPVDVNPESEAYGMITSTPKLAWRNYSIVQAMKDAFSVPIGFNTDVNAAALGEAVNGAAKGLESCLYITVGTGIGAGAVVQGQLLQGLSHPEMGHILVRRHPQDGYQGKCPYHGDCLEGLAAGPAIEDRWGRKGIDLVDQQEVWDLEGYYIAQALMQYILILSPKKIILGGGVMHQKQVLSSIYKYLPKLDNGYVTLPELSEYIVSPGLGDDAGITGSLLLAHQAYADAIQH
- a CDS encoding glycoside hydrolase family 1 protein; this encodes MLDHTLKNTNLTYRFPKNFWWGSAASGPQTEGAAQSDGKKPNIYDYWYSIEPESFHNKVGPEHTSDFYHRYKQDIQLMKEVGHNSFRTSIQWSRLIPKGDGKVNLQAVNFYNRVIDELIANDIEPFMNLYHFDMPMCMQEKGGWESREVINAYVKFAETCFRLFGDRVKYWFTFNEPIVPVEAGYLYNLHYPKIVDFKRGAQVAHNTIVAHAKAVEIFKKLNVKGKIGIILNLTPSYPRSENLEDVQAAHVADLFFNRSFLDPVTKGEYPKELIGILKERELLPAVEPEDLQVIRQNRIDILGVNYYQPRRVKAKTKPEPAGAPFMPEHLFDPYIKPDRKINPHRGWEICEEVIYDIMMDIRDNYGNIPFFISENGMGVEGEEKFRNSEGFIEDDYRIEFIQEHLKWVHKGLGEGANCLGYHLWTFMDNWSWANAYKNRYGLVEVDLKNDLNRTIKKSGRWYKQLSANNGF
- a CDS encoding response regulator transcription factor, with translation MFKVLLVDDESIITMGLQALLDWEDYGFEIVSTAESGEEALQFLKQNPIDLLVTDILMEEMTGLELIKEVKKVQPKVKSIVLTGYQEFEFIKQGLLLGIENYLVKPVDEDELVSTIRNVAQKLKAISGEGQKQESNTLMDNTLWQFLNGDIEKKECLEKLSLYNLEFNRPLYNVSILSYENGSNAEIAKENRNYIEEHYPVTCLFSPNQELLMIFEGTSEEELIQYNQKLTDYLKSDRSSSGLFYLAMGNPVKTIEELEKSFNLAREYSLLQLYSNPNVLLSKRFVVDKQEELKKQQEFKENIVKQLLQAGKEDSLKVIDLFFKDLIKHSNYISPQAVKKYTFDLISYIHYYLQPDDLSYYTASVERMVYSHDIHQLKAVLKEYCRELRLAINQEASKRSPIVQNVLDYIHAHYDQGVSLKTLGQQFHVNAIYLGQLFQKELGVVFSEYLNRFRLEKAKELLRTTHYRAGEIGKMVGYSDTTYFYKQFKKTVGTTPSEWRKI
- a CDS encoding ROK family protein, with amino-acid sequence MKAYMVIDIGGTYIKYAVMDREANKKKSGKFPTPKEGLETFLQLIGDMVEKYKKSYELEGIAISSPGAVDVKTGMIGGASAIPYIHGGSMTNLLKERTGLKASIENDANCAALAEGWLGAAKDADYYICIVIGTGIGGSIVINHSILRGASLHGGEFGYMIMGESYQNGISPLQSTWSLTASTNALVREVERKKSLTQGLLNGEEVFRLAEMGDPAALEALERFYKKIAIGIYNLKYALDPEKILIGGGISKRREVIEGINRELRLLKDDISSLHIEVEACEFDNDANLIGALFHFLRAHA